In Stenotrophomonas sp. ASS1, the following proteins share a genomic window:
- a CDS encoding 30S ribosomal protein THX gives MGKGDRKTAKGKRYNASYGNARSHTASKVAVGAAAPVAKKTVAKAPAKKAVAKKAVAKA, from the coding sequence ATGGGTAAGGGTGACCGCAAGACCGCCAAGGGCAAGCGCTACAACGCCAGCTACGGCAACGCCCGTTCGCACACCGCGAGCAAGGTCGCCGTAGGCGCCGCTGCTCCGGTTGCCAAGAAGACCGTGGCCAAGGCTCCGGCGAAGAAGGCTGTGGCGAAGAAGGCCGTCGCCAAGGCCTGA
- a CDS encoding ectonucleotide pyrophosphatase/phosphodiesterase, which translates to MTSVRLTCALALLLPLAACTTAPAPSASAPTAVAAAAPPKLLLISIDGLRADALDRGLTPNLQRLIDGGVRARWMTPSYPSLTFPNHYTIVTGLRPDHHGIVNNSMDDEALGRFELSNREAVTTSGWWGGEPIWVGAENAGVRSATTSWPGSESEIRGVRPSQWRVYDGKEPLEQRAGTVLDWLAQTDADAPRLTTLYMEHVDKAGHNYGPESKQYADAIVRADQIIGQVLDGLQQRGLAATTNVIVVSDHGMASVPVGQVISTESMAAPAIARNVSQGQSVGFAPLAGHEAAAERALLGRHAHYECWKKENLPPRLHYGTHPRIPAIVCMMDEGWDALHQGKIAKRDHQDRGSHGYDNALPSMRAVFVASGPSFRQGLVIDGFDNVDVYPLLAHLLQVPAAPNDGNPETLKKTLR; encoded by the coding sequence ATGACTTCCGTACGCCTGACCTGCGCGCTGGCGCTGCTGCTGCCATTGGCCGCCTGCACCACCGCGCCCGCCCCTTCCGCCTCCGCTCCCACCGCTGTCGCTGCGGCTGCGCCGCCGAAGCTGCTGCTGATCTCGATCGACGGACTGCGCGCCGATGCGCTGGACCGCGGCCTGACCCCGAACCTGCAGCGCCTGATCGACGGCGGCGTGCGTGCACGCTGGATGACCCCGTCCTATCCGTCGCTGACCTTCCCCAACCACTACACCATCGTCACCGGCCTGCGCCCGGACCACCACGGCATCGTCAACAACAGCATGGACGATGAAGCCCTAGGGCGGTTCGAGCTGAGCAACCGTGAGGCGGTCACCACCAGCGGCTGGTGGGGCGGCGAACCGATCTGGGTCGGCGCCGAGAACGCCGGGGTGCGTTCGGCCACCACCTCGTGGCCGGGCAGTGAATCGGAAATCCGCGGTGTGCGCCCAAGCCAATGGCGCGTGTACGACGGCAAGGAACCGCTGGAACAACGCGCGGGCACCGTGCTGGACTGGCTTGCACAGACCGATGCCGACGCCCCCCGCCTGACCACGCTGTACATGGAGCACGTGGACAAGGCCGGCCACAACTACGGCCCCGAATCGAAGCAGTACGCCGACGCCATCGTGCGCGCCGACCAGATCATCGGCCAGGTGCTCGATGGACTGCAGCAGCGCGGCCTGGCCGCGACCACCAACGTGATCGTGGTCTCCGACCATGGCATGGCCAGCGTCCCGGTCGGCCAGGTGATCTCCACCGAATCAATGGCCGCCCCGGCCATCGCTCGCAACGTCAGCCAGGGCCAGTCGGTGGGTTTTGCGCCGTTGGCCGGTCACGAAGCCGCAGCCGAGCGCGCCCTGCTCGGTCGTCACGCGCACTACGAGTGCTGGAAGAAAGAAAACCTGCCGCCGCGCCTGCACTACGGCACCCACCCGCGCATTCCCGCCATTGTCTGCATGATGGATGAAGGCTGGGATGCCCTGCACCAGGGGAAGATCGCCAAGCGAGACCATCAGGATCGCGGCTCGCATGGCTACGACAATGCCCTGCCCTCCATGCGCGCGGTATTCGTGGCCAGCGGCCCGTCGTTCCGCCAGGGCCTGGTGATCGATGGCTTCGACAATGTCGACGTCTACCCGCTGCTGGCGCACCTGCTGCAGGTGCCGGCCGCACCGAACGACGGCAATCCGGAAACGCTGAAGAAAACCCTGCGCTGA
- a CDS encoding methylated-DNA--[protein]-cysteine S-methyltransferase, whose product MTLLFDRFDSPIGVLTIAGDERGLSHVLFPENRHPARGRDDWHYAPDALPEAREQLLQFLHGERSSFDLELSPRGTPFQLRVWQALALIPFGQTWSYLQLAQHLGQPSATRAVGAANGRNPLPIILPCHRVIGSNGALTGFGGGLETKAALLRLEQRQAPLFA is encoded by the coding sequence ATGACCCTGTTGTTCGACCGTTTCGATAGCCCGATCGGCGTGCTGACCATCGCCGGTGACGAGCGTGGCCTGTCCCATGTGCTGTTCCCGGAAAACCGCCACCCGGCACGCGGCCGCGACGACTGGCACTACGCGCCGGATGCGCTGCCGGAAGCACGCGAGCAGCTGCTGCAGTTCCTGCACGGCGAACGCAGCAGCTTTGACCTGGAGCTTTCGCCACGCGGCACGCCGTTCCAGCTGCGCGTGTGGCAGGCGCTGGCGCTGATCCCGTTCGGCCAGACCTGGAGCTACCTGCAGCTGGCGCAGCATCTGGGCCAGCCCAGTGCGACCCGCGCCGTCGGCGCTGCCAATGGGCGCAATCCGCTGCCGATCATCCTGCCCTGCCATCGCGTGATCGGCAGCAACGGCGCACTGACCGGCTTCGGTGGCGGCCTGGAAACCAAAGCCGCGCTGCTGCGGCTGGAACAACGCCAGGCCCCGCTGTTCGCCTGA
- a CDS encoding AlkA N-terminal domain-containing protein: MDTALALDTAACDRARLARDARFDGVFFTAVRSTGIYCRPVCPAPPPKPRNIAYYPTAAAAAAAGYRPCLRCRPELAPQAQQALAGQTVQRALALIHGGFLQEQPVADLAEKIGLSARQLQRLFVEHLGATPGQIHATHRLLLAKQLLTETTLPVTDVALAAGYNSLRRFNTAFLQGCGMAPTALRRQHQPLAADDGCLVLRLAYRPPLDFPRMLAFLRKRSLPGIELIGEDSYQRVLGTPERPTLLRVTADPKRPELRLQLGAVDPRLIPDIVRRVRRVFDLDADLQQVHAALDEEPLLARGIAERPGLRVPGGWDGFEVGVRAVLGQQVSVAAATTFARRLVDAYGAHLPGMPPEFDRQFPAPELLAEAPLESIGLPRSRAATVRALAAACASGALDFGPGQALEEFVSRCVALPGIGPWTAQYIALRGLGQPDAFPAGDLVLQQVLGHAQGQRLSERATEARSQPWRPWRAYAVLHLWHLSGTFVGEPT; encoded by the coding sequence ATGGACACCGCCCTCGCCCTCGACACCGCCGCCTGCGACCGCGCCCGCCTGGCCCGCGACGCACGCTTCGACGGCGTGTTCTTCACCGCCGTGCGCAGCACCGGCATCTATTGCCGCCCCGTGTGCCCGGCACCGCCACCGAAGCCGCGCAACATCGCTTACTACCCGACTGCGGCCGCTGCTGCGGCAGCCGGTTACCGCCCGTGCCTGCGCTGCCGCCCCGAGCTGGCACCGCAAGCGCAGCAGGCACTGGCCGGGCAGACCGTGCAGCGCGCACTGGCCCTGATCCATGGTGGCTTCCTGCAGGAACAGCCGGTAGCCGACCTCGCAGAGAAGATCGGACTCAGCGCGCGCCAGCTGCAGCGCCTGTTCGTCGAACATCTGGGCGCAACGCCAGGGCAGATCCACGCCACCCATCGGCTGCTGCTGGCCAAGCAGCTGCTGACCGAGACCACGCTGCCGGTGACCGACGTCGCGCTGGCCGCCGGCTACAACAGCCTGCGCCGTTTCAATACGGCCTTCCTGCAGGGCTGCGGCATGGCACCGACAGCACTGCGTCGCCAGCACCAGCCGCTGGCCGCCGATGACGGCTGCCTGGTACTGCGCCTGGCGTACCGCCCGCCGTTGGATTTCCCACGCATGCTGGCCTTCCTGCGCAAGCGCAGCCTGCCCGGCATCGAGCTGATCGGCGAAGACAGCTACCAGCGCGTGCTCGGCACGCCGGAGCGCCCCACCCTGCTGCGCGTCACCGCCGACCCGAAGCGCCCGGAACTGCGCCTGCAGCTGGGCGCGGTCGATCCGCGCCTGATCCCCGACATCGTCCGCCGTGTGCGTCGCGTATTCGATCTGGATGCCGACCTGCAGCAGGTCCACGCCGCACTGGATGAGGAACCCTTGCTGGCGCGTGGCATCGCCGAGCGCCCCGGGCTGCGCGTCCCCGGCGGCTGGGATGGCTTCGAGGTCGGCGTACGCGCCGTGCTCGGACAGCAGGTCAGCGTGGCCGCGGCCACCACCTTCGCGCGGCGGCTGGTGGATGCCTATGGCGCGCACCTGCCGGGCATGCCGCCGGAATTCGATCGCCAGTTCCCGGCCCCCGAGCTGCTGGCAGAAGCGCCACTGGAATCGATCGGCCTGCCACGCAGCCGCGCCGCCACCGTGCGTGCGCTTGCCGCCGCCTGTGCCAGTGGCGCGCTCGACTTCGGCCCGGGCCAGGCGCTGGAAGAGTTCGTTTCCCGCTGCGTGGCACTACCCGGCATCGGTCCGTGGACCGCGCAGTACATCGCCCTGCGCGGGCTCGGCCAGCCCGATGCTTTCCCCGCCGGCGACCTGGTACTGCAGCAGGTGCTCGGCCATGCGCAGGGCCAGCGCCTGAGCGAACGTGCCACCGAAGCACGCTCGCAACCGTGGCGCCCTTGGCGCGCCTATGCCGTGCTGCATCTTTGGCACCTGTCCGGCACTTTCGTTGGAGAACCGACATGA
- a CDS encoding DUF4019 domain-containing protein, translating to MKRVLLLLSLLPLTALAQAPAPATPAPAPARPAPASPAAAKPATAGAPALTAAQQAQVQKQDAEMGAAAVKAAQLVDANRAGELWDGASAVARRAVPKAAFVSQLTAERTRLGALAGRGQPTITRVKYSAGAAVPEGLYINVSFPTRFANSAQPVRELVSFRFDEDQVWRLAGYSLRASAP from the coding sequence ATGAAGCGCGTGCTCCTGCTGCTGTCCCTGCTGCCCCTGACCGCATTGGCGCAGGCACCCGCGCCGGCCACGCCTGCACCGGCACCCGCGCGCCCCGCACCGGCATCGCCGGCGGCTGCGAAACCGGCCACGGCCGGCGCTCCGGCGTTGACTGCCGCGCAGCAGGCGCAGGTGCAGAAGCAGGATGCGGAAATGGGCGCGGCCGCAGTGAAGGCGGCGCAGCTGGTCGATGCCAACCGCGCAGGCGAGTTGTGGGATGGCGCTTCGGCCGTCGCGCGCCGTGCAGTACCGAAGGCCGCCTTCGTCAGCCAGTTGACTGCCGAGCGCACGCGCCTGGGCGCGCTGGCCGGGCGTGGCCAGCCGACCATCACCCGGGTCAAGTACAGCGCCGGTGCCGCGGTGCCGGAGGGGCTGTACATCAACGTCAGCTTCCCGACCCGTTTCGCCAACAGCGCGCAGCCGGTACGCGAGCTCGTCTCGTTCCGTTTCGACGAGGACCAGGTGTGGCGCCTGGCCGGTTACAGCCTGCGTGCGTCGGCACCCTGA
- a CDS encoding MAPEG family protein: protein MATELTMLAWSVLLGFVYIFATSTVVTRERGMKWNASARDGEARPLSPLAGRLQRAQANFLETFPFFAAAAIAVVVAGRGNDTTALAAQAYFWARVVYLPLYAAGVPYVRSLVWAVSLLSILALVFALL from the coding sequence ATGGCAACTGAACTGACGATGCTGGCCTGGTCGGTGCTGCTGGGCTTTGTCTACATCTTCGCTACCTCCACTGTGGTCACCCGCGAGCGCGGGATGAAGTGGAATGCCTCGGCGCGTGATGGCGAAGCCAGGCCACTCAGCCCGCTGGCCGGGCGCCTGCAGCGTGCGCAGGCCAACTTCCTGGAGACGTTCCCGTTCTTCGCTGCCGCCGCCATCGCAGTGGTCGTGGCCGGGCGCGGCAACGACACCACGGCGCTGGCGGCGCAGGCCTACTTCTGGGCGCGCGTGGTCTACCTGCCGCTGTATGCCGCGGGCGTGCCCTACGTGCGCAGCCTGGTCTGGGCAGTGTCGCTGCTGTCGATCCTGGCGCTGGTGTTCGCGTTGTTGTGA
- the ubiM gene encoding 5-demethoxyubiquinol-8 5-hydroxylase UbiM, translated as MRRMDVVVVGAGPAGLCFARALAGSGLQVGLVEVQPRQALAEAAFDGREIALTHASRQSMEQLGLWQRLPQAEVAELRDAKVMNGGSPFALTFASSQVDGQPLGWLVPNHLIRRAAWDAVQGQDGLELFDGRKVLGVQADAQGHVVKLDDGSQLHARLLVAADSRFSATRRMLGIGAQMRDFGKSMLVCRMQVERDHHHTAWEWFGYGRTMALLPLNEGQASAVITLPPRQIEELLAMDEVAFGEAIGACFEHRLGRMQPAATPQAYPLVGVYAHRFVGERSALIGDAAVGMHPVTAHGFNLGLASAQRLAQGIVEQQRRGADIAAAGMLARYQRGHRLASRPLYEATNAIASLYTDDRRPARLLRAAGLRLAQGVAPFRQLIASHLTQRVA; from the coding sequence ATGCGCAGGATGGACGTGGTGGTGGTCGGCGCCGGACCGGCGGGGCTGTGTTTCGCGCGTGCGCTGGCCGGTAGCGGCCTGCAGGTCGGGCTGGTCGAAGTTCAACCGCGCCAGGCCCTTGCCGAGGCCGCCTTCGATGGCCGTGAGATTGCGCTGACCCATGCCTCGCGGCAGAGCATGGAGCAGCTGGGGCTGTGGCAGCGCCTGCCGCAGGCCGAAGTCGCTGAACTGCGCGATGCCAAGGTGATGAACGGCGGCTCGCCGTTCGCGCTGACCTTCGCCAGCAGCCAGGTGGACGGTCAGCCGCTGGGTTGGCTGGTGCCCAACCATCTGATCCGCCGCGCTGCATGGGATGCCGTGCAGGGGCAGGACGGCCTGGAGCTGTTCGACGGGCGCAAGGTTCTGGGCGTGCAGGCCGATGCGCAGGGCCACGTGGTCAAACTCGATGACGGCAGCCAACTTCATGCGCGCCTGCTGGTCGCCGCTGACAGCCGCTTCTCCGCAACCCGCCGCATGCTCGGCATCGGCGCGCAGATGCGCGACTTCGGCAAGTCGATGCTGGTGTGCCGCATGCAGGTTGAGCGTGATCATCACCACACTGCCTGGGAATGGTTCGGCTACGGCCGCACGATGGCGTTGCTGCCGCTCAACGAAGGCCAGGCATCAGCAGTGATCACGCTGCCACCGCGGCAGATTGAAGAACTGCTGGCGATGGACGAGGTGGCCTTCGGTGAGGCCATCGGTGCCTGCTTCGAACACCGTCTTGGCCGCATGCAGCCAGCGGCCACGCCGCAGGCGTATCCGCTGGTGGGTGTGTACGCGCACCGTTTCGTCGGCGAGCGTTCGGCGCTGATCGGCGATGCCGCGGTGGGCATGCATCCGGTCACCGCACATGGCTTCAATCTGGGCCTGGCCAGCGCGCAGCGGCTGGCGCAGGGCATCGTCGAACAGCAGCGTCGCGGTGCCGACATCGCTGCCGCCGGCATGCTGGCCAGGTACCAGCGGGGTCACCGGCTGGCGTCGCGGCCGCTGTACGAGGCCACCAATGCCATCGCCAGCCTGTATACCGACGATCGCCGCCCGGCGCGGCTGCTGCGCGCGGCGGGCCTGCGTCTGGCACAGGGCGTGGCACCGTTCAGGCAGCTGATCGCCTCGCACCTGACCCAGCGCGTGGCCTGA